The following are from one region of the Bradyrhizobium septentrionale genome:
- a CDS encoding IS256 family transposase has product MTRDITPAGWPATGAVDEAFAEVRASFDRFCLAAGIEALGTMMEADVTAACGPRHGRDAARRAHRWGRTQGRIGFHGGKIEVERPRVRGVDGGEVTIPSWETAAQEDWLGRWAMNLMLINVSTRRFGRAVRLPEGHVPAPPGPGVSKSAASRRFVALSAARLADFMAADLSALDLLVVQIDGLHLGDDLVLVAAIGVDGEGNKHPLALVEGATQNAATVQALLDNLVSRGLDPTVPTLFIADGAKALSKAIRRTFGSAAAIQRCQIHKARNIMERLPKDRVLRQAWELDDADKAEKLIRNLARRLDQQCPGVAASILEGLDEILTVVRLKLPKELRRSLACTNIAENMMGTIRRVTRNAERWRDAGMALRWGAAGMIEANKGFRRLKAHKQLSVLRAALQAHHDRMTIKLVAHVSRAA; this is encoded by the coding sequence ATGACGAGAGATATCACACCGGCTGGTTGGCCGGCGACCGGGGCGGTGGACGAAGCGTTTGCGGAAGTGCGGGCGAGCTTCGATCGGTTCTGCCTTGCAGCAGGGATCGAGGCGCTCGGCACGATGATGGAGGCGGATGTGACGGCGGCCTGCGGGCCGCGCCACGGTCGCGATGCGGCGCGGCGGGCGCACCGTTGGGGCCGAACGCAGGGACGGATCGGTTTCCACGGCGGCAAGATCGAGGTCGAGCGCCCGCGGGTCCGGGGCGTGGATGGCGGCGAGGTCACGATCCCGAGCTGGGAAACGGCGGCGCAGGAGGACTGGCTCGGTCGCTGGGCGATGAACCTGATGCTGATCAATGTATCGACGCGCCGGTTCGGCCGCGCTGTCCGGCTGCCCGAAGGTCACGTGCCGGCACCGCCCGGACCGGGGGTTTCGAAGTCGGCGGCCTCGCGGAGGTTCGTAGCGCTGTCGGCGGCGCGGCTGGCTGACTTCATGGCTGCCGATCTGTCCGCGCTCGACCTTCTGGTGGTCCAAATCGACGGGCTGCATCTCGGCGACGATCTCGTGCTGGTCGCCGCGATCGGGGTTGACGGCGAAGGCAACAAGCATCCGCTGGCGCTGGTGGAAGGGGCGACCCAGAATGCCGCAACGGTTCAGGCCCTGCTGGACAACCTGGTCTCGCGCGGGCTCGACCCGACGGTGCCAACACTGTTCATCGCCGACGGCGCGAAAGCGTTGTCGAAGGCGATCCGCCGCACCTTCGGTTCGGCCGCTGCGATCCAGCGCTGCCAGATCCACAAGGCGCGCAACATCATGGAACGCCTGCCGAAAGATCGGGTGCTGCGCCAGGCCTGGGAGCTCGATGACGCCGACAAGGCTGAAAAATTGATCCGCAATCTCGCGCGTCGACTCGACCAGCAATGCCCCGGCGTAGCGGCCAGCATCCTCGAAGGCCTCGACGAAATCCTGACTGTCGTCCGGTTGAAGCTGCCGAAGGAGCTTCGTCGATCGCTCGCTTGTACCAACATCGCCGAGAACATGATGGGCACCATTCGCCGCGTCACGCGCAACGCCGAACGCTGGCGGGATGCCGGTATGGCGTTGCGATGGGGCGCGGCCGGCATGATCGAGGCCAACAAGGGCTTCCGACGATTGAAGGCGCATAAGCAATTGTCGGTTCTGCGTGCGGCCCTTCAAGCTCACCACGATCGCATGACGATCAAGCTCGTTGCCCACGTCTCGAGGGCCGCGTAA
- a CDS encoding GGDEF domain-containing protein, with the protein MSTNLAVHEPSNALRLVTQAYMSLLLIAFALMPAQFIAYLYFQQDPTLKFENHLFHEFAIAVATLEGLFVTYVTWRCYRSSGEPLLRWLTLGFLGFVLVYSPHGAFTEMAHRNIWLFLLYGPASRLAMSILLFVGLLCYNQPSDKRSDPRAWLIWIGLFLTMDIAVALIAYSPYAGHPAVRLSMEGGAMVFSALNVAVMFMRRIHSPLMLVFGISVGWFALSSLAFILAAPWNHMWWLAHAIFAGGFFLLSYGVVQALRTTQSFSTIYSQEEMMARLAESMADTQRALQQVQVSNQMLERLAATDPLTGAGNRRHFLEHIGAEIARAKRTGAPLSLLSLDLDHFKDINDSRGHSVGDEVLRAFVRKCLEAIRPYDSVARVGGEEFMVLLPGATLDTACAVAERLRSTIEGTAFDVEARPSVCVTISVGVSELGRDGDTLDGLLNVADQRLYRAKHEGRNRVIAA; encoded by the coding sequence ATGAGCACCAATCTTGCGGTACACGAACCGAGCAACGCGCTCCGGCTGGTGACACAGGCGTATATGAGCCTTCTCCTCATCGCCTTTGCCCTTATGCCCGCCCAGTTCATTGCCTATCTGTATTTCCAGCAGGATCCCACGCTAAAATTCGAGAATCACCTGTTTCATGAATTCGCGATTGCCGTCGCCACCCTCGAAGGGCTGTTCGTCACCTATGTGACGTGGCGTTGCTACCGGTCTTCAGGCGAACCTCTGTTGCGTTGGTTGACGCTGGGTTTTCTCGGCTTCGTGCTGGTCTATTCGCCGCACGGCGCCTTCACCGAGATGGCACACCGCAATATTTGGCTGTTTCTGCTCTATGGGCCAGCGTCGCGTCTCGCGATGTCGATTCTGCTCTTCGTTGGGCTGCTCTGCTACAACCAGCCGTCAGACAAGCGTTCGGATCCGCGCGCATGGCTGATCTGGATCGGCTTATTCCTGACGATGGATATAGCCGTCGCCTTGATCGCCTACTCCCCCTATGCGGGACACCCCGCGGTACGCTTGTCCATGGAGGGCGGCGCAATGGTGTTCAGCGCGCTGAACGTCGCGGTCATGTTCATGCGACGGATTCACTCGCCGCTCATGCTCGTTTTCGGCATTTCGGTCGGGTGGTTTGCGCTATCGTCGCTCGCATTCATTCTGGCGGCGCCGTGGAATCATATGTGGTGGCTCGCCCACGCGATCTTTGCGGGCGGGTTCTTCCTGCTCAGCTATGGCGTTGTCCAGGCGCTCCGAACGACGCAATCCTTCTCGACAATCTATAGCCAGGAAGAAATGATGGCCCGCCTGGCCGAGTCGATGGCCGACACTCAAAGGGCACTACAACAAGTTCAAGTGAGCAATCAAATGTTAGAGCGTCTTGCCGCCACCGACCCACTGACCGGCGCCGGAAATCGGCGACACTTCCTCGAGCATATCGGCGCCGAGATCGCGCGGGCCAAACGAACCGGTGCTCCATTATCTCTGCTGTCGCTCGATCTCGACCATTTCAAGGATATCAATGACTCACGTGGTCACAGCGTCGGCGATGAGGTGCTCCGCGCATTTGTGCGAAAGTGTCTGGAGGCAATTCGCCCTTATGACTCTGTCGCGCGCGTGGGCGGTGAAGAATTCATGGTCTTGCTGCCGGGAGCGACGCTCGACACGGCTTGCGCGGTAGCCGAGCGCCTACGATCGACGATTGAAGGCACTGCATTCGACGTCGAAGCCCGACCGTCGGTCTGCGTCACCATCAGTGTTGGGGTGTCGGAGCTCGGGCGCGATGGAGACACGCTTGACGGATTGCTGAACGTCGCAGATCAGCGGCTCTATCGCGCAAAACATGAAGGTCGCAATCGTGTGATTGCCGCGTAG
- a CDS encoding putative bifunctional diguanylate cyclase/phosphodiesterase gives MAHVYELGPRLFQLGRGYADSALDAIVFMMFVAFFLSVALTIFSVRRYRDLARETKARTIAEAEARDLARHDPLTGLPNRRLFDEKLDACLGLAGDTHQVAVLMLGLRGFKRIKDAHGHAAGDKALCEFANRLADVLRTDGVLARIGGDEFGIVMPDISSFEDPTNLARRIVASAGDTFAIETGSAELGVGIGIAIAPIDGVNLHELVRRAERALYRAQGDGRSCVRFFEPEMDMHVERRIQIERELRSAITADIIEPHYQPFVSLKSNCIIGFEALARWENRTFGHIPPDVFIPIAEETGLINALGDQLFRRACFDANVWPEMFTLAFNISPIQLRDPALGQRILSILGQTGVSPSRLEIEITESAFVEKTGVAKTVMDELRQAGVRIALDDFGTGYATLSQLLSFRLDKIKIDRSFVSHLDDSTDSQVIVRAILGLANGFGLTATAEGVEDAGQLAYLVANGCAEGQGYLFSDAVPAAGIPALLSRPLRSFQATDLES, from the coding sequence TTGGCGCATGTTTATGAGCTTGGCCCTCGTTTGTTTCAGCTGGGACGGGGCTATGCGGATTCGGCACTCGACGCCATCGTATTCATGATGTTTGTCGCATTCTTTCTGAGCGTTGCGCTGACAATCTTTAGTGTTCGCCGCTATCGAGATCTCGCCCGAGAAACCAAAGCACGAACCATTGCAGAAGCAGAAGCGCGCGATCTGGCGCGACATGATCCATTGACCGGCCTGCCTAACCGTCGCCTGTTTGATGAAAAACTTGATGCGTGCCTTGGCCTCGCCGGCGACACCCACCAGGTGGCCGTTCTGATGCTTGGCCTTAGGGGCTTCAAGAGAATCAAGGACGCGCATGGCCACGCAGCGGGGGACAAGGCGCTTTGCGAATTTGCCAACAGGCTCGCCGACGTCTTGCGCACGGATGGCGTCCTGGCGAGGATTGGAGGCGACGAATTCGGGATTGTCATGCCAGACATTAGCTCCTTTGAGGATCCCACCAATCTGGCGCGCCGTATTGTGGCGTCCGCCGGCGACACTTTCGCGATCGAGACGGGGTCAGCCGAGCTTGGTGTTGGAATTGGCATCGCCATCGCTCCGATTGACGGCGTCAATCTCCACGAATTGGTCAGGCGCGCAGAACGTGCACTTTATCGCGCACAAGGCGATGGCAGGTCGTGTGTTCGCTTTTTCGAACCAGAGATGGACATGCATGTCGAGCGGCGCATCCAGATCGAGCGAGAGCTTCGCAGCGCGATAACGGCCGATATTATCGAGCCGCACTACCAGCCGTTCGTTTCGCTCAAAAGTAATTGCATCATCGGGTTCGAGGCCCTGGCGCGTTGGGAAAACCGGACTTTTGGGCATATTCCGCCCGACGTGTTTATTCCGATTGCAGAAGAAACTGGCCTCATCAACGCGCTTGGCGATCAGCTTTTTCGCCGCGCCTGTTTTGATGCCAATGTGTGGCCGGAGATGTTTACGCTTGCCTTCAATATTTCGCCGATTCAGTTGCGTGACCCCGCGCTTGGACAGCGCATTCTATCGATCCTTGGGCAAACCGGGGTCAGTCCGAGCCGCCTGGAGATTGAAATTACGGAGAGCGCGTTCGTGGAAAAGACCGGGGTTGCGAAGACCGTGATGGATGAACTCCGTCAAGCCGGCGTCCGCATCGCGCTCGATGATTTCGGTACGGGTTATGCTACGCTTAGCCAGCTGCTTTCGTTTCGTCTCGACAAGATCAAGATAGACCGCAGCTTCGTGTCGCATCTCGACGACAGTACCGACAGCCAGGTGATCGTTCGTGCTATCCTTGGCCTTGCAAATGGATTTGGTTTGACGGCCACGGCCGAGGGTGTCGAAGACGCAGGCCAGCTGGCCTATCTGGTGGCCAATGGTTGCGCAGAAGGACAAGGTTATCTGTTCAGTGATGCCGTCCCGGCCGCCGGTATCCCCGCGCTGCTTAGTCGCCCGTTAAGAAGCTTCCAGGCGACTGATCTGGAATCGTAA
- a CDS encoding transposase: MKLAARVVETTSRIRLAFAAACPEADLIRGLPGALLPLGP, from the coding sequence TTGAAACTCGCTGCCCGTGTCGTCGAGACCACGAGCCGCATTCGCCTTGCGTTTGCCGCGGCCTGTCCCGAAGCCGACCTGATCCGCGGCTTGCCAGGCGCGCTGCTGCCGCTCGGTCCTTGA
- a CDS encoding LysR substrate-binding domain-containing protein has product MLNQTRPDLNSDYPDKLLAALRAWQTDVAIVDDLTTAPGIPEATVEMLHLLDDSLHVLLPEGHPLADRPYATLRELSEEKWALDTASITYSNVIVKACRDTGFDPVINGHCHGFEVVRALIEAGCSISIIPGLRGRDYVGKLCLKEIRPTIARKIFVAYRRGEKRNPAIAACISELQTVVSSLPSASWLVSADRVVQTLAD; this is encoded by the coding sequence ATGTTGAATCAGACCCGACCAGATTTGAACAGCGACTATCCAGACAAGCTCCTAGCCGCTCTCCGCGCCTGGCAGACGGACGTCGCCATCGTGGATGATTTGACGACCGCGCCAGGAATTCCCGAGGCGACGGTTGAAATGCTTCATCTGCTCGATGACAGCCTCCACGTCCTACTTCCCGAAGGCCACCCGCTCGCGGATCGCCCGTATGCCACCTTGCGTGAACTGAGCGAAGAGAAATGGGCGCTCGACACGGCCTCGATCACCTATTCCAATGTCATTGTCAAAGCCTGTAGGGACACTGGCTTCGATCCCGTCATTAATGGGCACTGTCACGGCTTCGAAGTGGTGCGCGCCTTGATCGAGGCCGGATGCTCGATTTCGATCATTCCAGGCCTTCGGGGCCGCGACTACGTTGGAAAGCTCTGTCTGAAGGAGATCAGGCCGACCATCGCGCGAAAAATTTTCGTGGCGTACCGGCGTGGCGAGAAGCGCAACCCCGCAATAGCCGCCTGCATTTCAGAGCTTCAGACGGTTGTCAGCTCGCTTCCGTCAGCGAGTTGGCTCGTTTCCGCAGATCGAGTCGTTCAGACACTCGCAGACTAG
- a CDS encoding IS1182 family transposase yields the protein MSKYFRPWNIDQTLLLPPNVQDFVPKGHVSRFMVDLVRESLDLREIMGSYVSGLGQPPFDPRMMVALLLHSYASGLYSSRRIAKACRERNDFVMIVALDAPDFRTISDFRKRHLKALGALFVQVLKLCETAGLVKLGHVALDGTKIKANASKHKAMSYERMKKREAELKAEVARMLAAAEAADASEDETFGNSDELPDWTVDKQKRLAKIQQAMAALEADAKLAAEEERRIEAEKEQQRQAEGRKKPGKPAALPSEEPNPKAQRNFTDPESRIMKSKDGFVQAYNAQAAVDAHAQIIVAQELTQHGSDQGQLVPLIEAIESNLGRKPRQASADSGYCSEANLEALDTRSIDGYVAPGRAKHPTVANGKVGGPLTQAMRKKIDDGGFETPYRLRKQVVEPVFGQIKQARGFRQFLLRGIEKVRAEWTMICTVHNLLKLFNLANAA from the coding sequence ATGAGCAAGTATTTTCGGCCTTGGAACATCGATCAGACGCTGCTTCTGCCGCCGAATGTGCAGGACTTCGTGCCGAAAGGCCATGTCTCGCGGTTTATGGTTGATCTGGTGCGGGAGAGCCTCGATCTCAGGGAGATCATGGGCAGCTATGTGAGCGGGCTTGGGCAGCCGCCGTTTGATCCGCGGATGATGGTGGCGCTGCTGCTGCATAGCTATGCGAGTGGGCTGTATTCGTCGCGTCGGATTGCCAAGGCCTGCCGGGAGCGGAACGATTTTGTGATGATCGTGGCGCTGGATGCGCCGGATTTTCGGACGATCAGCGACTTTCGCAAGCGACATTTGAAGGCGCTCGGCGCGCTATTCGTGCAGGTTCTGAAGTTGTGCGAGACGGCCGGGCTGGTCAAGCTCGGTCATGTCGCGCTGGATGGTACGAAGATCAAGGCGAACGCGTCGAAACACAAGGCGATGAGTTATGAGCGCATGAAGAAGCGCGAGGCGGAATTGAAGGCCGAGGTCGCTCGCATGCTGGCGGCCGCCGAGGCGGCGGATGCCTCGGAGGATGAGACTTTCGGCAACAGCGACGAACTGCCGGACTGGACCGTCGACAAGCAGAAACGGCTGGCGAAGATCCAGCAAGCGATGGCGGCGCTGGAAGCGGACGCCAAACTGGCGGCGGAGGAAGAGCGCCGCATCGAGGCCGAAAAGGAACAGCAGCGCCAGGCCGAAGGCCGCAAGAAGCCGGGCAAACCGGCGGCGCTGCCATCGGAGGAACCCAATCCCAAGGCGCAACGCAACTTCACCGATCCGGAAAGCCGCATCATGAAGTCGAAGGATGGCTTCGTTCAGGCCTATAATGCCCAGGCGGCCGTCGATGCACATGCCCAGATCATTGTCGCGCAAGAACTGACCCAGCACGGCAGCGATCAGGGCCAGTTGGTGCCCCTGATCGAGGCCATCGAGAGCAATCTTGGCCGCAAGCCGCGGCAGGCCTCAGCGGATTCCGGCTACTGCAGCGAAGCCAATCTCGAAGCGCTCGACACACGCAGCATCGATGGCTATGTCGCGCCCGGACGCGCCAAACACCCGACAGTAGCGAACGGAAAAGTCGGCGGCCCGCTGACACAGGCCATGCGAAAGAAGATCGACGATGGCGGCTTCGAAACACCCTACCGATTGCGAAAGCAAGTGGTGGAGCCGGTGTTCGGGCAGATCAAACAGGCAAGAGGCTTCCGCCAGTTCCTGTTGCGGGGCATCGAGAAAGTGCGCGCCGAGTGGACAATGATCTGCACCGTCCATAACCTCCTCAAGCTGTTCAACCTCGCAAACGCAGCCTGA
- a CDS encoding transporter substrate-binding domain-containing protein, giving the protein MKYGKLLAAGLTAAASLWVSAASAAVLDTVKQRGILNCGTDNTAPGFGYLNTKTGKMEGLDVDFCRAMAAAVLGDAAKVNFVVVTDKSRFNALQTGQVDVVFAHTTVKPVRESAIGIDFLPISFYDGTGVMVKVASGVKSVAELDGATICTTQGSGTESTLAGTIRQRGFKNTKVLTFENLEKLFGALEGGRCNAMSTDKSALAAWRGNSAKPADYVILPETLDKSPFAGFVAANNSRWRNLLRWMTYALFQAELGHYVGEYRR; this is encoded by the coding sequence ATGAAATACGGGAAACTTCTTGCCGCTGGGCTAACCGCGGCTGCAAGCCTTTGGGTGAGCGCTGCTTCGGCCGCCGTGCTGGACACAGTCAAGCAACGCGGCATCCTGAACTGCGGTACGGACAACACCGCGCCGGGCTTCGGCTACCTCAATACGAAGACTGGCAAGATGGAAGGCCTCGACGTGGATTTTTGTCGGGCGATGGCGGCCGCTGTGCTCGGCGACGCCGCGAAGGTCAACTTCGTAGTCGTGACCGACAAGAGTCGGTTCAACGCTCTACAGACCGGCCAGGTCGACGTCGTCTTCGCACACACCACGGTCAAGCCGGTGCGCGAGTCAGCCATCGGTATCGATTTCCTGCCGATCAGTTTCTACGACGGCACCGGCGTCATGGTGAAGGTTGCCTCCGGCGTGAAGTCGGTAGCGGAGCTAGACGGCGCGACGATCTGCACGACCCAGGGCTCCGGTACCGAAAGCACGCTCGCCGGAACCATCAGACAACGTGGCTTCAAAAACACGAAGGTCCTCACTTTTGAGAACCTAGAGAAGCTGTTTGGCGCGCTCGAAGGTGGGCGTTGTAATGCGATGTCAACAGACAAGTCCGCGCTCGCTGCATGGCGAGGAAATTCGGCCAAGCCGGCCGACTACGTGATTCTGCCGGAGACCCTCGATAAGTCGCCGTTTGCCGGCTTCGTGGCCGCCAACAATTCCAGGTGGCGCAACCTGCTGCGCTGGATGACGTACGCCCTTTTCCAGGCAGAATTGGGACATTACGTCGGTGAATATCGCCGATAA
- a CDS encoding ABC transporter permease subunit (The N-terminal region of this protein, as described by TIGR01726, is a three transmembrane segment that identifies a subfamily of ABC transporter permease subunits, which specificities that include histidine, arginine, glutamine, glutamate, L-cystine (sic), the opines (in Agrobacterium) octopine and nopaline, etc.) produces MSIQTTDIPFSGPPRHRLLLLTRRYLQQAAIVGVAVALVVWFGCSVRHALAQKGIQFSFGYLWNSAGISLSEGVVIAFEGLRPILRPFSSTDTNAQALLAGLGNTLKVTLSAILLSTAFGTIVGIGRLSTNWLVRNLSFGLVECVRNTPLLIQIVFWYFAVVLRFPPADAASSWFGGLIASRSGVFLPGIAVSDVASPVSWSLLVCGFGAAFAALFVGHRATKAALCAASAAAVTGSIIVGFPLALDLPVATRFGANGGTVLTPEMTAILLAIVVNSSAYVAEIVRGAIDALPKGQWEASAALGLSRSHTLRDIILPQVFRVVLPSFANRYISLTKDTSLGIAIGYPDLFNVSGTVSNQTGRNLEGVIIVMLTYLVLSWIISACMNLINARANARGGS; encoded by the coding sequence ATGTCGATCCAAACGACGGACATACCCTTCTCCGGTCCACCTCGTCATCGGCTTCTGCTGCTGACCAGGCGCTATCTGCAGCAGGCCGCAATCGTCGGCGTCGCGGTCGCTCTGGTTGTCTGGTTCGGGTGTTCCGTCCGTCACGCGCTTGCGCAGAAGGGCATCCAGTTTTCCTTCGGCTATCTCTGGAATTCGGCGGGGATCAGTCTCAGTGAGGGCGTCGTGATAGCCTTCGAAGGCCTGCGCCCCATCCTCAGGCCGTTTTCCTCCACGGACACCAATGCGCAGGCTCTTCTCGCTGGCTTGGGCAACACGCTCAAGGTGACACTCTCCGCCATTCTTCTCAGCACCGCATTCGGGACCATCGTCGGGATCGGCCGCCTGTCGACGAACTGGCTCGTCCGAAATCTCTCTTTCGGGCTGGTGGAGTGCGTACGCAACACGCCGCTGCTCATTCAGATCGTGTTTTGGTATTTCGCGGTGGTCCTCCGCTTTCCACCAGCCGACGCCGCTTCCAGCTGGTTTGGCGGCCTGATCGCGAGCCGCTCTGGAGTTTTCCTGCCGGGAATCGCCGTTTCGGACGTTGCCTCTCCCGTTTCGTGGAGCCTACTTGTTTGCGGCTTTGGGGCCGCGTTCGCAGCGCTGTTCGTAGGTCATAGAGCCACGAAGGCCGCGCTGTGTGCCGCTTCGGCCGCAGCTGTGACCGGATCCATCATCGTTGGCTTTCCACTTGCCCTCGACCTGCCGGTCGCGACGCGTTTCGGAGCGAACGGCGGAACGGTGCTGACGCCGGAAATGACCGCGATCCTTCTCGCCATCGTGGTGAATAGCTCGGCCTATGTCGCGGAAATCGTTCGTGGCGCGATTGATGCGCTGCCGAAGGGGCAATGGGAAGCCTCCGCGGCGCTCGGCCTGTCCAGGTCGCACACGCTGCGCGACATCATCCTTCCACAGGTCTTCCGGGTTGTCCTGCCCTCGTTCGCCAATCGCTACATCAGCCTGACCAAGGATACCTCTCTTGGCATCGCGATCGGGTATCCGGACCTCTTCAACGTCTCCGGCACGGTCTCAAACCAGACCGGGCGCAATCTGGAAGGCGTCATCATCGTGATGCTGACCTATCTCGTCTTGAGCTGGATCATCAGTGCCTGCATGAACTTGATCAATGCGCGAGCGAACGCGCGAGGAGGCTCGTGA
- a CDS encoding amino acid ABC transporter permease — MNVVALRWVHRNLFAKPFDAVLSVFVIPISAWVIYAFAKWVLVDARWHVLTGSMRVLMVGIYPVDQLWRAWFSVTVLSAMLGAGLGLSMQPPRRLLAVLAILGAAAGIIASFSVGAAHGALITASAWIGVGVWQAVSLSVRARRLAAPAMLLGLAAIFFVFSPPGLETWGGLLLSVILTLTTSVLTLPFGILLAFGRQSRIASLRVICTAYIEIMRSVPLILVVYWIWIVVPLLAPNTSVPSLLRGMAGFALFYAAYVAEYVRSGLQALPKGQVEAANSLGMSTWTINVDIVLPQALRVVVPALVGQVLDIFNGATLVFIIGLTDFLRAGQMILADPQNSGRIYEIYVFLLAVYFTVGATITYASRRLEAYLARGAR, encoded by the coding sequence ATGAACGTCGTCGCGCTGCGGTGGGTTCACCGCAACCTCTTCGCCAAACCGTTCGACGCGGTGCTATCTGTCTTCGTTATCCCGATCTCGGCATGGGTCATCTACGCTTTCGCAAAATGGGTGCTCGTCGATGCCCGCTGGCATGTGCTGACCGGCAGCATGCGGGTGCTGATGGTCGGCATCTATCCTGTTGACCAACTATGGCGCGCATGGTTCTCCGTGACCGTGCTTTCCGCGATGCTCGGCGCTGGTCTCGGTCTCTCCATGCAGCCGCCGCGACGTCTTCTGGCGGTTCTCGCCATTCTAGGCGCCGCCGCCGGAATTATTGCTTCCTTCAGCGTGGGAGCCGCGCATGGGGCGCTCATCACGGCCAGTGCCTGGATCGGCGTCGGCGTGTGGCAAGCGGTCTCCCTGTCCGTTCGAGCGCGGCGACTGGCTGCGCCGGCAATGTTGCTCGGTTTAGCGGCGATCTTCTTCGTCTTTTCGCCTCCGGGGCTGGAGACGTGGGGCGGGTTGCTGCTGAGCGTCATCCTGACGCTCACAACTTCGGTTCTGACGCTACCTTTTGGCATCCTCCTCGCATTCGGCCGTCAGAGCCGTATCGCGAGCCTGCGCGTGATCTGCACGGCCTATATCGAGATCATGCGGTCCGTCCCCCTGATCCTCGTAGTCTACTGGATCTGGATCGTGGTTCCACTTCTCGCGCCGAACACGTCAGTTCCAAGCCTTCTTCGTGGCATGGCGGGTTTTGCGCTGTTCTACGCCGCCTATGTCGCGGAGTACGTTCGCAGTGGACTGCAGGCACTTCCCAAAGGTCAGGTCGAAGCGGCTAATTCGCTTGGGATGAGCACCTGGACCATCAACGTCGACATTGTCCTTCCACAAGCCTTACGCGTGGTTGTTCCTGCGCTGGTCGGTCAGGTTCTGGACATTTTTAACGGAGCCACGCTGGTCTTCATCATCGGCCTTACAGATTTTCTACGCGCCGGTCAGATGATCCTTGCCGATCCGCAGAACAGCGGACGGATCTACGAGATCTACGTCTTCCTGCTCGCGGTTTATTTCACCGTCGGTGCGACGATCACCTACGCCTCGCGCCGGCTCGAAGCCTATCTCGCAAGGGGGGCGCGATGA
- a CDS encoding amino acid ABC transporter ATP-binding protein produces the protein MSANQQQPSVGSTDSIVTLSRLNKSFGLFHVLKDVDLEVARGEVVVIIGASGSGKSTLIRCVNGLEMYQSGRLRVDGFDMPTEADREIGGEKELANIRKGVGMVFQQFNLFPHMSAIDNVAIAPVRVRKKTPAEARATGLRLLERVGLRDHAHKFPGQLSGGQQQRVAIARSLAMEPHIMLFDEPTSALDPEMVGEVLDVMRELAREGMTMMIVTHEMGFAREVADRVVYIDYGRILEIGTPSAIFDRPSHERTRTFLSRVLRH, from the coding sequence ATGAGCGCTAACCAACAGCAGCCTTCGGTTGGGTCGACAGACAGCATCGTCACCCTTTCGCGTTTGAACAAATCCTTTGGCTTATTCCATGTACTCAAGGACGTCGATCTTGAGGTGGCGCGAGGCGAGGTCGTCGTCATCATCGGTGCGAGCGGATCAGGCAAATCCACGCTCATCCGGTGTGTCAACGGTCTGGAGATGTACCAAAGCGGCCGATTGCGGGTTGACGGCTTCGACATGCCGACTGAAGCCGACCGGGAGATCGGTGGAGAGAAGGAGCTCGCCAATATCCGCAAAGGGGTGGGCATGGTGTTCCAGCAGTTCAACCTTTTTCCGCATATGAGCGCGATCGACAACGTTGCGATCGCCCCCGTTCGCGTCCGTAAGAAAACGCCTGCCGAAGCCCGTGCAACAGGCTTGCGTCTGTTAGAGCGGGTGGGCTTGCGCGATCATGCCCACAAGTTTCCCGGGCAACTGTCGGGCGGCCAGCAGCAGCGCGTCGCGATTGCGCGATCGCTAGCGATGGAACCCCACATCATGCTGTTCGACGAACCGACATCCGCCCTCGACCCCGAGATGGTCGGAGAAGTCCTCGACGTCATGCGAGAACTTGCAAGAGAAGGCATGACGATGATGATTGTGACTCATGAGATGGGCTTTGCTCGCGAGGTCGCAGATCGGGTCGTCTACATCGATTACGGTCGGATTCTCGAGATCGGGACGCCGAGCGCGATTTTCGACCGTCCGTCACACGAGAGAACCCGTACCTTCCTGTCCCGTGTCTTGCGGCACTAG